Proteins encoded in a region of the Streptomyces sp. NBC_01298 genome:
- a CDS encoding PP2C family protein-serine/threonine phosphatase, giving the protein MLVADDQGTLVLVNEVAGLLFPLARAGTSIADTVPAWLSEAHTRCLAPARARPSAAEAGALVQGPVGDRSYEAHPTCPGDGTVVWWLVDDTDHRLAREALRMERKRTAFLGEASNVLLSSLNLERCMDVTAQMAAEHLADAAVVIAPSRGRDLPIVSCVRGGMPRASRVAAQPEAVPGLAEALQGFPPVPSRWIDPSTAPAWLVPEEFGTVGSMVITPLPGHGVPAGALVLLRRSGGSGFTEGEEVFAGLFAARAGAAMSAARLYAEQASISETLMRELLPPSLRQVAGVEYAGSYRPSLDHERVGGDFYDVHPAAVAGDASLVVLGDVCGKGLEAAVMTGKIRNTLHALLPMADDHPRMLNLLNTALLSTHNARFATLVLASAVREAGSVKLRLTSAGHPAPLILRADGTVEEAATYGTLVGALPAVTAETAEVTLAPGETCVLYTDGITEARGGPLGGAMFGDARLQRVLGECAGMPAEAVVERVQMLASEWVGSGRHDDMAVVAISAPRTNHLSAVNGHTRGRFTA; this is encoded by the coding sequence GTGCTTGTGGCAGACGACCAGGGAACCCTGGTGCTGGTCAACGAGGTTGCCGGTCTGCTTTTCCCCCTGGCCCGCGCAGGGACGTCGATCGCGGACACCGTGCCCGCGTGGCTGTCCGAAGCCCACACCCGCTGTCTCGCCCCGGCACGTGCCCGGCCTTCGGCAGCTGAAGCCGGCGCTCTGGTGCAGGGTCCGGTCGGCGACCGTTCGTATGAAGCACATCCGACGTGCCCCGGTGACGGGACGGTGGTGTGGTGGCTCGTCGACGACACCGACCACCGTCTGGCCCGCGAGGCCCTGCGGATGGAGCGCAAGCGCACCGCCTTCCTGGGCGAGGCGTCGAATGTGCTGCTGTCCTCGCTGAATCTGGAGCGGTGCATGGACGTCACGGCTCAGATGGCCGCGGAGCACCTGGCCGACGCGGCTGTGGTCATCGCGCCCTCACGCGGCCGTGACCTGCCCATCGTGTCCTGCGTGCGCGGCGGGATGCCGAGGGCGTCGCGGGTTGCCGCGCAGCCCGAGGCCGTACCGGGTCTGGCGGAAGCACTGCAGGGGTTCCCGCCCGTCCCCTCGCGCTGGATCGACCCGTCCACCGCCCCGGCGTGGCTGGTCCCGGAGGAGTTCGGCACGGTGGGGTCGATGGTGATCACACCGCTGCCCGGCCACGGAGTCCCCGCGGGAGCGCTGGTCCTGCTGCGCCGCTCGGGCGGTAGCGGATTCACCGAGGGCGAGGAGGTGTTCGCCGGCCTCTTCGCCGCCCGAGCGGGCGCCGCCATGTCAGCCGCGCGCCTGTATGCGGAGCAGGCGTCGATCAGCGAGACGCTGATGCGCGAACTGCTCCCGCCATCCCTGCGTCAGGTGGCGGGAGTCGAGTACGCGGGCAGCTACCGGCCTTCCCTGGACCATGAGCGGGTCGGTGGGGACTTCTACGACGTCCACCCCGCCGCCGTGGCGGGCGACGCGTCGCTGGTCGTCCTCGGCGACGTCTGCGGCAAGGGCCTGGAGGCCGCTGTGATGACGGGAAAGATCCGTAACACCCTGCACGCCCTGCTGCCCATGGCCGATGACCACCCGCGGATGCTGAACCTGCTGAACACCGCGCTGCTGAGCACGCACAACGCGCGCTTCGCGACCCTGGTTCTGGCCTCCGCGGTCCGCGAGGCCGGCTCCGTCAAGCTGCGGCTGACCAGCGCCGGCCATCCCGCTCCGCTGATCCTGCGCGCTGACGGAACCGTAGAGGAGGCCGCGACCTACGGCACGCTGGTCGGAGCGCTGCCGGCCGTGACCGCCGAGACGGCGGAGGTGACGCTCGCCCCGGGCGAGACCTGCGTGCTCTATACCGACGGGATCACCGAGGCACGAGGCGGACCGCTGGGCGGGGCCATGTTCGGTGACGCGCGGCTGCAGCGGGTGCTCGGGGAGTGCGCGGGGATGCCGGCGGAAGCGGTGGTGGAGCGGGTGCAGATGCTCGCCTCCGAATGGGTCGGCAGCGGCCGTCACGACGACATGGCCGTCGTGGCGATCTCCGCGCCCCGAACCAACCACCTCAGTGCCGTAAACGGGCACACGCGGGGCAGGTTCACGGCGTGA
- a CDS encoding ATP-binding protein, whose protein sequence is MNGAQSAVATAASARHRVTELLTRAGISPDSVPATDALLLTSELVTNAIRHGGGITHFHAAITDDALHLAVSDANPDHPWPHPTAHGRPGGYGWPLIQLLAERVDITPLPGGGKTITATQRLKSADATYGAFGTAEKQQTGAHE, encoded by the coding sequence ATGAACGGTGCACAGTCGGCTGTCGCCACGGCGGCTTCCGCCCGCCACCGGGTCACCGAGCTCCTCACGCGCGCGGGCATCAGCCCCGACAGCGTCCCTGCCACAGACGCTCTCCTGCTCACCTCGGAACTCGTCACCAATGCCATCCGCCACGGCGGCGGCATCACCCACTTCCACGCCGCCATCACCGACGACGCCCTCCACCTGGCCGTCAGCGACGCGAACCCCGACCACCCATGGCCCCACCCCACGGCCCACGGCCGTCCTGGCGGCTACGGATGGCCCCTCATCCAGCTCCTTGCCGAACGCGTTGACATCACCCCCCTCCCAGGCGGTGGGAAAACCATCACCGCCACCCAGCGCTTGAAGAGCGCGGACGCGACGTACGGGGCGTTCGGGACAGCCGAAAAGCAGCAGACAGGCGCGCATGAGTGA
- a CDS encoding STAS domain-containing protein: MRVRPDIDGVRVITCSGEFDQDTLEPLRQAVAGALADPVRTIVLDVSGITFADSSMLNELIRLWRTGRPMVLAGPLNPQVARLLELTSADQLFTVVGSVEVALTL; the protein is encoded by the coding sequence GTGAGGGTCCGACCGGACATCGACGGTGTCCGCGTGATCACCTGCTCGGGCGAGTTCGACCAGGACACCCTCGAACCTCTTCGTCAGGCGGTCGCGGGTGCGCTCGCCGATCCGGTGCGCACGATCGTGCTGGACGTCAGCGGGATCACGTTCGCCGACTCCTCCATGCTCAACGAGTTGATCCGCCTGTGGCGCACCGGCCGTCCCATGGTTCTGGCAGGCCCCCTGAACCCACAGGTGGCCCGGCTCTTGGAGCTCACCTCGGCGGATCAGCTTTTCACCGTGGTCGGCAGCGTCGAGGTGGCGCTCACCTTGTAG
- a CDS encoding alpha/beta fold hydrolase, whose amino-acid sequence MRRIRFPDQRPPSPAVPSTRNGRSGVNLLGHTSHDTTAALVPVFGHRLPREATAAVLLLHGGRADALGPPPRLNLPGLRMRPFGAALLRDAFHDDVLVAHVRYRYRGWNGPNAHPVADVRRALDELRALTGPVPVVLVGHSMGGRAALRAAADPQVKGVVALAPWCPSGEPTAHLHGRTVIALHDGADRVTGAADTWSYLTHAQSAGARVLGIAMPRGGHSMIRDARRWHRITTEATRAVLGDSVLASGGSWTGSPRPARDLPAAVSW is encoded by the coding sequence ATGCGCCGCATACGCTTCCCGGACCAGCGGCCTCCTTCCCCGGCCGTCCCCTCGACGCGGAACGGCAGGTCGGGCGTGAACCTCCTGGGCCACACCTCGCACGACACCACGGCGGCCCTGGTCCCGGTCTTCGGTCACCGCCTGCCGCGGGAGGCCACGGCGGCGGTACTCCTCCTGCACGGGGGCCGCGCGGACGCCCTCGGGCCGCCACCACGGCTCAACCTGCCCGGACTGCGGATGCGGCCCTTCGGCGCGGCGCTGCTCCGCGACGCGTTCCACGACGATGTCCTCGTCGCCCACGTCCGCTACCGCTACCGCGGATGGAACGGACCGAACGCGCACCCGGTCGCCGACGTACGGCGGGCACTGGACGAACTGCGCGCACTCACCGGTCCCGTTCCGGTCGTCCTCGTCGGGCACTCCATGGGGGGCCGGGCGGCCCTGCGGGCGGCGGCGGACCCCCAGGTCAAGGGAGTCGTCGCCCTGGCGCCCTGGTGCCCGTCCGGCGAGCCCACCGCCCATCTGCACGGCCGCACCGTCATCGCCCTGCACGACGGGGCCGACCGTGTCACCGGGGCGGCCGACACCTGGTCCTACCTCACCCACGCCCAGTCGGCCGGAGCCCGGGTCCTGGGCATCGCAATGCCCCGCGGCGGCCATTCGATGATCCGGGACGCCCGCCGGTGGCACCGCATCACCACCGAAGCCACCCGCGCGGTCCTCGGAGACTCCGTGCTCGCGTCTGGGGGTTCGTGGACCGGCAGCCCCCGCCCGGCCCGGGACCTCCCCGCCGCCGTGTCGTGGTGA
- a CDS encoding cyclopropane-fatty-acyl-phospholipid synthase family protein, whose protein sequence is MRPAAVRLAELLAHFFDGPLPVRLRAWDGSEAGPADAPLVVLRSPDALRRLVWQPGELGLAEAYVTGDLDVEGDLAHALGRAGRSVREQGIRRPRPAALAAATALAAGLGAAGPPPRRPHGRARLGGRPHSTSRDRAAISHHYDLSNEFYAVLLDRTMAYSCAYWTRPAGASYGLAEAQADKLELICGKLGLREGDRLLDVGCGWGSLTIHAAREHKARVTAVTLSAAQRDFVTARAVAEGVADLVDVQLRHWRHIDGGGYDAAAAVEMGEHVGDAEYPLFASMLYAALRPEGRLLVQQMSRGAHVPGGGPFIETYIAPDMHMRPLGRTADLLESAGLEVRSVESLREHYATTIDAWRANIEERWGDIEDLVGETTGRVWRLYLAGASLAFSERRMGVDQFLAVRPTREGNSGMPATPGTRFARDDRS, encoded by the coding sequence ATGAGGCCCGCCGCCGTTCGCCTCGCCGAACTCCTCGCCCACTTCTTCGACGGCCCCCTCCCGGTGCGGCTGCGTGCCTGGGACGGCAGCGAGGCCGGGCCGGCCGACGCGCCGCTGGTCGTCCTGCGATCCCCCGACGCCCTGCGCCGCCTGGTGTGGCAGCCCGGCGAACTCGGCCTCGCCGAGGCCTACGTCACCGGAGACCTCGACGTCGAGGGTGATCTCGCCCACGCGCTCGGCCGGGCCGGCAGGTCCGTCCGCGAGCAAGGCATCCGCCGACCACGTCCGGCCGCACTCGCCGCGGCCACCGCGCTCGCCGCGGGACTGGGCGCCGCCGGCCCACCTCCCCGGCGCCCGCACGGCCGCGCCCGTCTCGGCGGCCGCCCACACAGCACCTCCCGGGACCGCGCCGCCATCAGCCACCACTACGACCTGTCCAACGAGTTCTACGCCGTGCTGCTCGATCGGACGATGGCGTACTCCTGCGCGTACTGGACGCGCCCCGCCGGCGCCTCGTACGGTCTGGCCGAGGCCCAGGCCGACAAGCTGGAGCTGATCTGCGGCAAGCTCGGGCTCCGCGAAGGCGACCGGCTCCTGGACGTCGGCTGCGGCTGGGGCTCGCTCACCATCCACGCCGCCCGGGAGCACAAGGCGAGGGTCACGGCCGTCACCCTGTCCGCCGCCCAGCGGGACTTCGTCACCGCCAGAGCCGTCGCCGAAGGCGTGGCCGATCTGGTCGACGTCCAGCTCCGGCACTGGCGCCACATCGACGGCGGAGGGTACGACGCGGCCGCCGCCGTGGAGATGGGCGAGCACGTCGGCGACGCCGAGTACCCGCTGTTCGCCTCGATGCTGTACGCGGCGCTGCGCCCCGAAGGCCGGCTCCTCGTCCAGCAGATGTCCCGCGGAGCACACGTACCCGGCGGCGGTCCCTTCATCGAGACGTACATCGCTCCGGACATGCACATGCGTCCCCTGGGCCGGACCGCGGACCTGCTGGAGTCGGCCGGCCTGGAGGTCCGCTCCGTCGAATCCCTGCGCGAGCACTACGCGACCACCATCGATGCCTGGCGCGCCAACATCGAGGAACGGTGGGGCGACATCGAGGACCTCGTCGGGGAGACCACCGGTCGGGTGTGGCGGCTGTACCTGGCCGGCGCCTCCCTCGCCTTCTCCGAACGCCGCATGGGAGTAGACCAGTTCCTCGCCGTCCGGCCCACCCGCGAGGGCAACTCGGGGATGCCCGCCACCCCCGGAACCCGGTTCGCGCGGGACGACCGGTCGTGA
- a CDS encoding molybdopterin-dependent oxidoreductase: MRKTAERARAAGPPPGPARPGFWRSPLRGPWLTGVLGLLLLAGVVILFVTGLLSYAAYNPDLAARNDQTPDKGWLGFYLFTWPTSPYWLYRLTQGVHTVLGVVLVPVLLAKLWSVIPKLFEWPPVRSAAHGLERLSLLLLVGGAGFTFATGILNIQLDYLFPGSFYVLHFYGSWVFMAAFVVHVSFRLPRAVRAVRAGRAWQPAPESPEAAGLVSPNPAPPTISRRGALAMVGAGSLALLAVTAGQSIGGWWRKTALLAPHGRDPGTGPNGFQINKTAASSGIRPSDIGPAWRLTVRGGGRQEVLTRDMLLALPQREADLPIACVEGWSTPDQRWSGVRLTDLAALVGLGTDTPQVLVESAQRGGSFSSVVLAANQARDDRSLLALRVNGAELSPDHGYPARVIIPAAPGVHNTKWVTRLTFGEPA, translated from the coding sequence GTGCGGAAGACGGCGGAGCGGGCGCGCGCCGCGGGCCCGCCGCCGGGCCCGGCCCGACCGGGGTTCTGGCGCAGTCCCCTGCGAGGGCCGTGGCTGACCGGTGTGCTCGGACTCCTCCTGCTGGCCGGAGTCGTGATCCTGTTCGTGACGGGCCTGCTGTCGTACGCGGCGTACAACCCCGACCTCGCCGCACGCAACGACCAGACGCCGGACAAGGGCTGGCTGGGCTTCTACCTGTTCACCTGGCCGACCTCGCCGTACTGGCTGTACCGGTTGACCCAGGGGGTGCACACCGTCCTCGGCGTGGTCCTGGTCCCGGTGCTCCTCGCGAAGCTGTGGTCGGTCATCCCGAAACTGTTCGAGTGGCCACCGGTCCGGTCGGCCGCCCACGGCCTGGAACGGCTGTCGCTGCTCCTGCTGGTGGGCGGAGCCGGGTTCACCTTCGCCACCGGGATCCTCAACATCCAGCTGGACTACCTCTTCCCCGGCTCCTTCTACGTGCTGCACTTCTACGGCTCCTGGGTGTTCATGGCGGCGTTCGTCGTCCACGTCTCCTTCCGGCTGCCGCGCGCCGTCCGGGCGGTGCGGGCGGGCCGGGCCTGGCAGCCCGCACCCGAATCGCCGGAGGCCGCCGGTCTGGTCTCCCCGAACCCGGCACCCCCGACGATCTCCCGACGCGGAGCGCTCGCGATGGTGGGAGCCGGCTCGCTGGCCCTCCTGGCGGTCACGGCCGGCCAGAGCATCGGAGGGTGGTGGCGCAAGACCGCGCTGCTGGCCCCGCACGGCCGCGACCCCGGCACCGGACCGAACGGCTTCCAGATCAACAAGACGGCGGCCTCCAGCGGCATCCGCCCCAGCGACATCGGCCCCGCCTGGCGGCTCACCGTCCGCGGTGGCGGCCGCCAGGAGGTCCTGACCCGAGACATGCTGCTGGCGCTGCCCCAGCGGGAGGCGGATCTGCCGATCGCGTGCGTGGAAGGCTGGTCGACACCCGACCAGCGGTGGTCCGGTGTCCGCCTCACCGATCTGGCCGCTCTCGTCGGACTCGGCACCGACACCCCGCAGGTCCTGGTGGAATCGGCCCAGCGCGGCGGGTCCTTCTCCTCGGTGGTCCTGGCCGCCAACCAGGCGCGCGATGACCGCTCGCTCCTCGCGCTGCGCGTGAACGGCGCCGAATTGTCGCCGGACCACGGCTACCCGGCCCGCGTGATCATCCCGGCGGCCCCCGGCGTCCACAACACGAAGTGGGTCACCCGCCTCACCTTCGGAGAACCGGCATGA
- a CDS encoding STAS domain-containing protein gives MSDAETAKVVATRIAAYLAAVHPDAPNPDDLAWLIVHELNQAGLLASSRPRPDADEKAPGAQQVLALPDRDDGARVIVCAGEFDQRTLRAVQEAGTAAITDPDIRRIVLDVSRVTFADSSMLNEMFRLRRSSPLVLVGPLPNSLARVLELTQARALFPVTDSIEAALAWGG, from the coding sequence ATGAGTGATGCAGAAACAGCCAAAGTGGTCGCCACCAGAATTGCCGCATACCTTGCCGCGGTTCACCCCGACGCTCCGAACCCCGACGACCTCGCCTGGCTCATCGTCCACGAACTCAACCAGGCCGGACTCCTCGCCAGCAGCCGCCCCAGGCCCGACGCCGATGAGAAAGCACCAGGAGCGCAGCAAGTCCTGGCGCTCCCGGACCGCGACGACGGGGCACGCGTCATCGTCTGCGCCGGTGAATTCGATCAGCGGACCCTACGGGCCGTTCAAGAGGCCGGCACCGCCGCCATCACCGATCCGGACATCCGGCGCATCGTCCTGGACGTCAGCCGCGTGACCTTCGCCGACTCCTCCATGCTGAACGAGATGTTCCGCCTCCGGCGCAGCAGCCCCCTGGTTCTAGTCGGCCCTCTGCCCAATTCCCTCGCACGCGTCCTGGAACTCACACAAGCCCGCGCCCTGTTCCCCGTCACCGACAGCATCGAAGCGGCTCTCGCCTGGGGTGGGTGA
- a CDS encoding ATP-binding protein encodes MAAVVFQDECELLVSRPIVSAMALDGSEPIAGARRAARGFMADVQAVHGLPVSDRAMGMVELVVSELVTNAYKYAPGPCLLELEVGAGVVEISVWDTAAQLPAVSSADPGRVGQHGLEIAMAVCRSFEVRREPVGKRVKVTIGLADDPDGDPAGRLL; translated from the coding sequence ATGGCTGCTGTGGTGTTCCAAGACGAGTGTGAGCTGCTGGTCAGCCGGCCGATCGTGTCGGCCATGGCCTTGGATGGCAGTGAGCCGATCGCTGGGGCCAGGCGTGCTGCCCGCGGTTTCATGGCCGATGTGCAGGCCGTTCACGGGCTTCCGGTGTCGGACCGTGCGATGGGCATGGTGGAGCTGGTGGTCAGCGAGTTGGTGACCAATGCCTACAAGTACGCGCCCGGGCCGTGTCTGCTGGAGCTGGAGGTGGGCGCCGGCGTCGTGGAGATCAGCGTGTGGGACACCGCGGCGCAGCTGCCCGCGGTGAGCTCGGCTGATCCGGGCCGGGTCGGGCAGCACGGCCTGGAGATCGCGATGGCGGTGTGCCGAAGTTTCGAGGTACGGCGCGAGCCCGTGGGCAAGCGGGTGAAGGTCACCATAGGGCTGGCCGACGACCCCGACGGGGACCCGGCCGGTCGCCTCCTGTGA
- a CDS encoding STAS domain-containing protein: MLIAPAGELDISTVHSLRTALARHPRDGVRAIDIDLSAVTFCDCSALGVLLAAWWRITAAGGTLRLHHPPPALVRIIDITRSGFLLGDRPAPAVPAVPVLPALPAALGGVR; the protein is encoded by the coding sequence GTGCTGATCGCTCCGGCCGGTGAACTCGACATCTCCACCGTCCACTCGCTGCGCACGGCACTGGCGCGACACCCGCGGGACGGCGTCCGCGCCATCGACATCGACCTGTCCGCCGTCACCTTCTGCGATTGCAGTGCCCTGGGCGTCCTCCTCGCCGCATGGTGGCGCATCACGGCGGCCGGAGGAACCCTGAGGCTGCACCACCCGCCGCCCGCACTGGTCCGGATCATCGACATCACCCGTTCCGGCTTCCTGCTCGGCGACCGTCCGGCTCCCGCCGTCCCCGCCGTCCCTGTACTCCCCGCCCTCCCCGCCGCCCTGGGTGGTGTGCGGTGA
- a CDS encoding cobalamin B12-binding domain-containing protein, with protein MTSTEALAAGLWDAALEGDERAAVTVVRQALDEGAAPQDLLLNVIARVQGRIGEQWAANRISVAQEHAATAINERAITVVAEHPAALTEISRGRVVVACVDGEWHGLPARLVAEVLKLRGWQVDYLGAHVPTPHLVAHIHRTGADVVALSSSIPTRLPTAHATITACQAAGAPVLVGGAAFGPDGEYARLLGADAWMPDARAAADLLERRPLPRPRSDHQPIDDLPHLADQEYTLVARSRPQLVRTVFTGLENRFPAMRGYSEAQRERTAEDLAHIVEFLGAALYTGDAELFSRFLLWTAGILEARGVPARSLPPALDVLAGELKDFPRATDMLRLAVTRLTPVPLTVGGAAE; from the coding sequence ATGACAAGCACGGAAGCCCTGGCGGCAGGGCTTTGGGACGCGGCCCTGGAGGGCGACGAGCGGGCCGCGGTCACCGTGGTCCGCCAGGCCCTGGACGAAGGAGCCGCACCGCAGGACCTCCTCTTGAACGTGATCGCCCGGGTGCAGGGCCGCATCGGAGAGCAATGGGCCGCCAACCGGATCAGCGTCGCGCAGGAGCACGCCGCCACCGCGATCAACGAGCGTGCCATAACCGTCGTCGCCGAACATCCGGCCGCCCTTACGGAGATCTCGCGGGGGCGGGTCGTGGTGGCGTGCGTGGACGGGGAGTGGCACGGGCTGCCGGCCCGGCTCGTAGCCGAGGTCCTCAAGCTCCGGGGCTGGCAGGTGGACTACCTCGGCGCCCACGTCCCCACCCCGCACCTCGTCGCGCACATCCACCGCACCGGGGCGGACGTCGTCGCCCTGTCCAGTTCGATCCCCACACGGCTGCCCACCGCGCACGCGACGATCACCGCGTGTCAGGCTGCCGGGGCTCCGGTCCTCGTGGGGGGTGCCGCGTTCGGGCCGGACGGTGAGTACGCCCGCCTGCTGGGCGCGGACGCGTGGATGCCGGACGCCCGTGCGGCCGCCGACCTTCTCGAGCGCCGGCCCCTGCCGCGGCCCCGTTCCGACCACCAGCCCATCGATGACCTGCCGCACCTGGCCGACCAGGAGTACACCCTCGTCGCCCGCAGTCGCCCCCAGCTCGTACGGACGGTCTTCACCGGCCTGGAGAACAGATTTCCGGCGATGCGCGGCTACAGCGAGGCCCAGCGGGAACGCACGGCCGAGGACTTGGCTCACATCGTGGAGTTCCTCGGTGCCGCCCTCTACACCGGCGACGCCGAGCTGTTCTCCCGCTTCCTGCTGTGGACCGCGGGCATCCTCGAAGCCCGCGGCGTCCCTGCGCGGAGTCTGCCGCCGGCGCTGGACGTACTGGCAGGTGAGCTGAAGGACTTCCCTCGGGCCACCGACATGCTCCGCCTGGCCGTCACGCGCCTGACCCCTGTCCCTCTCACCGTTGGCGGAGCCGCCGAATGA
- a CDS encoding STAS domain-containing protein: MIPVPGPLRLTRTDTAGAVRIELHGDFDHQDADRLLDAVSAVLAGPRTLRDLYVDCTDMAGVDSSGLAVLLMIRRRADAAGVRLHLEGRPPALERILHVTGTLDYLTNPHARSRSAASTPERTSAGTQEAIKSRSSGQDPST; this comes from the coding sequence ATGATCCCCGTACCCGGGCCGCTGCGCCTCACCCGCACCGACACGGCCGGCGCCGTGCGCATCGAGCTGCACGGCGACTTCGACCACCAGGATGCCGACCGCCTCCTGGACGCCGTCTCCGCGGTCTTGGCCGGCCCGCGCACTCTGCGTGATCTGTACGTGGACTGCACGGACATGGCCGGCGTCGACTCCAGCGGGCTGGCGGTCCTGCTGATGATCCGCCGGCGCGCGGACGCCGCGGGCGTACGCTTGCACCTGGAGGGGCGGCCGCCGGCCCTGGAGCGGATACTCCACGTCACCGGCACCCTCGACTACCTCACCAACCCACACGCGAGGAGCCGGTCGGCGGCCTCGACGCCCGAGAGAACATCCGCCGGTACGCAGGAAGCTATAAAGTCCCGCTCCAGCGGGCAGGACCCCAGCACTTGA
- a CDS encoding MarR family winged helix-turn-helix transcriptional regulator produces MPVPAFGPRGIDPDAARSVSDIAELLDVVYENTRQSAPAAPVSTTQLRLMFLLDRRPGIRMSALAQLLGAAAPSVTRLCDRLEATGFLRRHPGPGDGRELTPRLTPAGERHLAQIREKRQQTLAQALDTMSADTRQALATGLAALQLGITATTRSPQQDDPTA; encoded by the coding sequence ATGCCTGTACCGGCCTTCGGGCCCCGCGGCATCGACCCGGACGCCGCGCGCTCGGTCAGCGACATCGCCGAACTCCTCGACGTCGTCTACGAGAACACCCGCCAATCAGCACCCGCGGCACCGGTCTCCACCACGCAGCTGCGCCTGATGTTCCTCCTCGACCGCCGACCCGGCATCCGCATGAGCGCCCTGGCCCAGCTCCTCGGCGCCGCCGCTCCCTCCGTAACCCGGCTCTGCGACCGGCTGGAAGCCACCGGATTCCTACGCCGCCACCCCGGCCCCGGCGACGGCCGCGAGCTCACCCCCCGGCTCACCCCCGCCGGGGAACGACACCTCGCCCAGATACGGGAAAAGCGCCAGCAGACACTCGCCCAAGCCCTCGACACCATGAGCGCCGACACCCGCCAAGCACTCGCCACCGGACTCGCAGCACTCCAGCTCGGCATCACCGCGACCACACGCTCCCCCCAGCAGGACGACCCCACCGCCTGA
- a CDS encoding GAF and ANTAR domain-containing protein codes for MTGGRSARIRVLVAEQAARRGERIAVMDVCTAAVAALPIDGAGVSAMSKASAGHPLYATGLVSERIEELQLTLGEGPGVDAFAFGSAVLAPDLRADGERLRWPVFALEAVTAGAVAVFAFPLRIGGISPGVLDLYSGAPGELDSAALADAMVFADTATLVLLGARIDGVGGEELGGYRAEIDQATGMLTVQLGVGIEEAFVRLRAYAYAHGRRLAEVAADVVARRLRLSPDRNANEERSAADDA; via the coding sequence GTGACGGGTGGCCGGTCGGCCAGGATCCGGGTACTGGTCGCCGAGCAGGCGGCTCGGCGCGGCGAACGGATCGCGGTGATGGACGTGTGCACGGCCGCGGTGGCCGCGCTGCCGATCGACGGAGCAGGAGTGTCGGCCATGTCCAAGGCCTCGGCCGGCCATCCCCTCTACGCCACCGGCCTGGTCAGCGAGCGGATCGAAGAACTCCAGCTCACGCTGGGCGAGGGCCCGGGTGTGGATGCCTTCGCCTTCGGGTCGGCCGTCCTGGCGCCCGATCTGCGGGCCGACGGGGAACGGCTCCGATGGCCCGTCTTCGCCCTGGAAGCCGTCACCGCCGGAGCGGTGGCGGTGTTCGCGTTCCCCTTGCGGATCGGCGGGATCAGCCCCGGTGTGCTGGACCTCTACTCCGGTGCACCGGGCGAGCTGGACTCCGCGGCACTGGCCGATGCCATGGTGTTCGCGGACACGGCCACGCTCGTACTCCTCGGGGCCCGGATCGACGGGGTGGGCGGCGAGGAACTCGGCGGCTACCGGGCCGAGATCGATCAGGCGACCGGCATGCTCACCGTCCAGCTCGGTGTGGGCATCGAGGAGGCGTTCGTCCGTCTGCGCGCCTACGCCTATGCCCACGGACGGCGGCTCGCCGAAGTGGCGGCCGACGTGGTGGCCCGCAGACTGCGGCTGTCGCCGGACCGAAACGCGAACGAGGAACGGAGCGCCGCCGACGATGCCTGA